Proteins encoded together in one Dermacentor variabilis isolate Ectoservices chromosome 2, ASM5094787v1, whole genome shotgun sequence window:
- the LOC142572821 gene encoding uncharacterized protein LOC142572821, producing MSTQRRAASPSTETRLEALESSLLVLSQKMETLRPLLHRVLENSQALQHQQPPAGVGAASSSSASFGSEFLHDFFADDYDEGGGGNFPEDSQENQWTEEDFDASRPVAPYIGRFVRRCWEARGRAVRCRKARAAYPNPNLPFLKVPRLNPEFEGYSRFRAIGLDRVRDEAFRCTQSSVMGAVGALVDLLDCCDRSGPNVARQAVAERTGAALAHLGRAFESLSEERRRFVLKRVAPDQRRLLDGLRPTSASVGGGDGEQSTEFLFGPRLRDRAAKRSELVSLLHFLRARGRQLQEQYQQQNGNGQRGSRRRASRRRPRTHFGAPIRRRRM from the exons ATGTCAACGCAACGTCGTGCTGCTTCTCCGTCAACGGAGACCCGCCTGGAAGCCCTGGAGTCATCGCTGCTTGTGCTGTCACAAAAGATGGAGACACTGCGGCCACTGCTGCACCGTGTCCTTGAAAACAGTCAGGCGCTGCAGCACCAGCAGCCACCAGCCGGAGTGGGGGCAGCGTCGTCCTCATCGGCCTCCTTTGGGTCGGAGTTCCTGCACGACTTCTTTGCCGATGACTATGATGAGGGAGGTGGTGGCAACTTCCCTGAAGATTCCCAG GAGAACCAGTGGACGGAGGAAGACTTTGATGCCAGCCGTCCAGTGGCGCCTTACATAGGCCGCTTTGTGCGCCGATGCTGGGAAGCTCGTGGGCGAGCAGTGCGCTGTCGCAAGGCTCGTGCGGCCTACCCCAACCCAAACTTGCCTTTTCTGAAG GTGCCTCGACTGAATCCAGAGTTCGAGGGCTACAGCCGCTTTCGGGCTATTGGCTTAGACCGGGTGCGGGACGAAGCATTCCGCTGCACCCAGTCATCAGTGATGGGTGCAGTGGGTGCCCTGGTGGATCTGCTTGACTGCTGTGATCGCTCAGGTCCTAATGTTGCCCGACAG GCGGTTGCTGAGCGCACGGGGGCAGCCTTGGCCCACCTGGGTCGGGCATTCGAGTCGCTGTCAGAAGAGCGCCGCCGATTTGTGTTGAAGCGTGTTGCACCCGACCAGCGGCGGCTACTTGACGGGCTTCGTCCAACTAGTGCCAGTGTTGGTGGCGGGGATGGTGAGCAGTCGACTGAGTTCCTGTTTGGGCCGCGGCTGCGGGATCGTGCTGCCAAGCGGTCTGAGCTCGTTAGTCTTCTCCATTTCCTGCGTGCCCGGGGCCGCCAGCTCCAGGAACAATACCAGCAGCAGaacggcaacggacagcggggcAGCAGGCGGCGTGCCTCACGGCGGCGGCCCAGGACGCACTTTGGGGCCCCTATCAGGC GACGAAGGATGTAA